The following coding sequences are from one Niveibacterium umoris window:
- the tsf gene encoding translation elongation factor Ts: MAEITAGMVKELREKTDAPMMECKKALTEAAGDMVKAEEILRVKLGSKASKAAARVAAEGVVATYISADGKLASIVEINSETDFVAKNDDFLKLSRDCAELVATQAPADVAALSALPLGEGTVDSVRTALVGKIGENMSIRRFVRVEAKGKVAQYIHGGSKIGVLIDVEGGDDALARDLAMHIAANKPKSLDASGVSAELIETERRVAIEKAKESGKPEAMLEKIAEGSVQKFLKDVTLLGQVFVKAEDGKQTVEQLLKAKNAKVHGFTLFIVGEGIEKKTTDFAAEVAAQAAAAAAQR; the protein is encoded by the coding sequence ATGGCGGAAATCACCGCAGGCATGGTCAAGGAGCTTCGGGAAAAGACCGACGCCCCGATGATGGAGTGCAAGAAGGCCCTTACTGAGGCGGCCGGCGACATGGTCAAGGCAGAAGAAATTCTGCGCGTGAAGCTTGGCAGCAAGGCTTCTAAGGCCGCAGCCCGCGTTGCAGCCGAAGGCGTTGTGGCAACTTACATTTCGGCAGACGGCAAGCTCGCATCGATCGTTGAGATCAACAGCGAAACCGACTTTGTTGCGAAGAACGACGACTTTCTCAAGCTGTCGCGCGACTGCGCTGAACTGGTGGCGACGCAGGCTCCGGCCGATGTCGCAGCGCTGTCCGCACTCCCGCTTGGCGAGGGTACGGTTGATTCGGTGCGCACCGCACTGGTTGGCAAGATCGGCGAGAACATGTCGATCCGCCGCTTCGTCCGCGTCGAAGCAAAAGGCAAGGTCGCTCAATACATCCACGGCGGCTCCAAGATCGGCGTCCTGATTGACGTCGAAGGTGGGGACGACGCGCTGGCACGGGACCTTGCGATGCACATCGCTGCGAACAAGCCCAAGTCGCTCGACGCCTCTGGTGTTTCCGCAGAACTGATTGAAACCGAACGCCGTGTCGCGATCGAGAAGGCAAAGGAGTCCGGCAAGCCGGAAGCCATGCTTGAAAAGATCGCCGAAGGTTCGGTCCAGAAGTTCCTGAAAGATGTCACCCTCCTGGGCCAGGTCTTCGTGAAGGCCGAAGATGGCAAGCAGACTGTCGAGCAACTGCTCAAGGCCAAGAACGCCAAGGTGCACGGGTTCACCCTGTTCATCGTGGGCGAAGGCATCGAGAAGAAGACGACGGACTTTGCCGCTGAAGTCGCCGCGCAAGCCGCTGCTGCCGCTGCCCAACGCTGA
- the rpsB gene encoding 30S ribosomal protein S2, with the protein MSVTMRQMLEAGVHFGHQTRFWNPKMAPFIFGHRNKIHIINLEKTLAKYQEATAFVRKLASNRGTILFVGTKRQAREILAEEAGRAGMPFVDERWLGGMLTNFKTVKQSIKRLKDMEQMVEDGSIEKLSKKEALMATRELEKLQKSIGGIKEMGGLPDALFVIDVGYHKIAITEAKKLGIPVVAIVDTNHSPEGVDYVIPGNDDSSRAIRLYARGVADAVLEGRSQVINEIVAAGEADEFVEVDEGTEEQA; encoded by the coding sequence ATGTCCGTCACTATGCGCCAGATGCTGGAAGCCGGTGTTCACTTCGGCCACCAGACGCGTTTCTGGAACCCCAAGATGGCCCCGTTCATTTTCGGCCATCGCAACAAGATTCACATCATCAACCTCGAGAAGACCCTGGCCAAGTACCAGGAGGCGACTGCCTTCGTGCGCAAGCTTGCGAGCAACCGCGGCACGATTCTCTTCGTTGGCACCAAGCGTCAGGCACGCGAAATCCTGGCCGAAGAGGCTGGCCGCGCCGGCATGCCGTTCGTGGACGAGCGCTGGCTGGGTGGCATGCTGACCAACTTCAAGACGGTCAAGCAGTCGATCAAGCGCCTGAAGGACATGGAGCAGATGGTTGAGGATGGCTCGATCGAGAAGCTCTCGAAGAAGGAAGCGCTGATGGCGACGCGCGAACTCGAGAAGCTCCAGAAGTCGATCGGCGGCATCAAGGAAATGGGCGGTCTGCCCGATGCACTGTTTGTCATCGACGTCGGTTATCACAAGATTGCAATCACCGAAGCCAAGAAGCTGGGCATTCCGGTCGTCGCAATCGTCGATACCAACCATTCCCCTGAGGGCGTGGATTACGTGATCCCGGGTAACGATGATTCGAGCCGTGCGATCCGCCTGTACGCACGCGGCGTTGCCGATGCCGTGCTTGAGGGCCGCAGCCAGGTCATCAACGAAATCGTCGCTGCCGGCGAGGCGGACGAGTTTGTCGAAGTGGACGAAGGCACGGAAGAGCAAGCCTAA
- the map gene encoding type I methionyl aminopeptidase — translation MSVSIKTPDEIVAMREAGRLASEVLDFITPHVQPGVTTEELDRLCHDYMVNVQGTIPAPLNYAPPGYKPYPKSICTSINHQVCHGIPGNKQLKRGDIVNLDITVIKDGFHGDTSRMFVVGNEGSILAKRLCQITYECMWLGIAQVKPGAHLGDIGHAIQKHAEGAGFSVVREFCGHGIGRNFHEEPQVVHYGRPGTGLELKAGMIFTIEPMINAGKAAISELPDGWTIVTKDRSLSAQWEHTVVVTDDGVEVLTRSAGAPAIPEIVAKHFFA, via the coding sequence ATGAGTGTTTCAATCAAGACCCCCGACGAGATCGTCGCCATGCGCGAAGCCGGCCGCCTGGCTTCCGAAGTCCTGGATTTCATTACGCCGCATGTTCAGCCGGGCGTGACTACGGAAGAACTTGATCGGCTTTGCCACGATTACATGGTCAACGTGCAGGGGACCATCCCGGCGCCGCTGAACTACGCACCGCCAGGCTACAAACCGTACCCGAAATCGATCTGCACTTCGATCAACCATCAGGTGTGCCATGGCATTCCGGGCAACAAGCAATTGAAGCGCGGCGACATCGTCAACCTCGATATCACCGTCATCAAGGACGGTTTTCATGGCGATACGAGCCGCATGTTCGTGGTCGGCAATGAGGGGAGCATCCTCGCCAAGCGGCTTTGCCAGATCACTTATGAATGCATGTGGCTCGGCATTGCGCAGGTGAAACCGGGCGCCCATCTGGGCGACATCGGCCATGCCATCCAGAAACACGCAGAGGGGGCTGGCTTTTCGGTCGTTCGGGAGTTCTGCGGACATGGCATCGGTCGCAACTTCCATGAAGAGCCACAGGTCGTGCATTACGGCCGCCCCGGCACCGGGCTGGAACTCAAGGCAGGCATGATCTTCACGATCGAGCCGATGATCAATGCCGGCAAGGCTGCGATTTCGGAGTTGCCTGATGGCTGGACCATCGTGACCAAGGATCGCAGTCTCTCTGCCCAATGGGAGCACACCGTCGTGGTGACCGATGACGGCGTGGAAGTCCTTACTCGATCGGCCGGCGCACCGGCGATCCCGGAAATCGTTGCCAAGCACTTCTTTGCCTGA
- a CDS encoding [protein-PII] uridylyltransferase has translation MATVVPTDSLRATGDSLRKRVTDGRTELRAAFEAHPDPVRLLRDNANLVDGVLRDIWQVAGVPDAASLIAVGGYGRGQLFPNSDVDLLILLAEEPDRPTQQRIERLVGLFWDIGLEVGHSVRTLEECAEESARDVTVQTNLLEARLLAGDAGIFERMLEQQRAALDLPAFFIAKRAEQEQRYNRFNDTPYSLEPNCKEGPGGQRDLQTIVWIALASGLGASWESLATEGLITAEECRELSKAERFLQEVRIRLHLLTRRREDRLLFDHQEALAKALGVSATSTRRASEVMMQRYYLVAKKITQLNTLLLQNFATRILPAGLDAPIPIDDRFCKRQNLLDVFDDSLFTHSPDAILDAFLLLERHDELKGMTARTLRALWQCRGRVDAAFRRKPENRKRFLELFQQPQGITHVFRWMNQYGILGRYIPAFGQIVGQMQHDLFHVYTVDQHILQVMRNVRRMTMDEHAHEYPLCTRLISGLDRHWLLYVAALFHDIAKGRGGDHSKLGMGDARRFCEDHGLSADDTDLVEWLVEHHLTMSQIAQKSDLSDPDVIRGFAALVGDERRLTALYLLTHADIRGTSPKVWNGWKAKLLEDLFLTTQRLLRGDTPVQAKGVSERQHEARTRLRFFGLIENVERALWDELDTVYFMRHDIDEIVWHTRMLYYRPSGGDAVVKARPSQIERGLQVMVYAPDSQDLFKRLCGFFSRHGLSILDAKIHTTRHGYALDSFVLLDPAGDENYRDIVPMIEHDLAERLRTNAPIDKPGTGRLSRQVRHFPITPEVTIRPDERGQYYILSVATADRPGLLFDIASVLADNRVDLHTAKIATLGERAEDTFLISGPDLDATSAIVKLEGALLAKV, from the coding sequence ATGGCTACGGTGGTGCCTACTGACAGCCTACGGGCGACAGGCGATTCGCTGCGAAAGCGTGTCACCGACGGCCGAACGGAACTTCGCGCTGCATTCGAGGCGCATCCGGATCCAGTGCGCCTTCTGCGCGACAACGCGAACCTGGTCGACGGTGTGCTGCGAGACATCTGGCAGGTTGCGGGCGTTCCGGATGCTGCTTCCCTGATCGCTGTCGGCGGGTACGGTCGAGGTCAGCTCTTCCCGAATTCTGATGTCGACCTGTTGATCTTGCTGGCGGAGGAGCCCGACAGGCCCACCCAACAGCGGATTGAAAGGCTTGTTGGCCTGTTCTGGGACATCGGTCTCGAAGTCGGTCACAGCGTTCGAACGCTTGAAGAATGCGCAGAAGAATCGGCGCGTGACGTCACCGTTCAGACCAACCTGCTGGAGGCTCGCCTGCTTGCCGGCGACGCCGGGATATTCGAGAGGATGCTCGAACAGCAGCGCGCGGCACTTGATCTGCCCGCCTTCTTCATCGCCAAGCGTGCAGAGCAGGAGCAGCGCTACAACCGCTTCAACGACACCCCCTATTCGCTTGAACCCAATTGCAAGGAAGGGCCGGGCGGTCAGCGTGACCTGCAGACGATCGTCTGGATCGCACTGGCGTCAGGCCTTGGTGCGAGTTGGGAGTCGCTGGCCACCGAAGGGTTGATCACAGCAGAGGAGTGCCGGGAACTCAGCAAGGCAGAGCGGTTTTTGCAGGAAGTCCGCATCAGGCTCCACCTGCTGACCCGGCGGCGCGAAGATCGCCTGCTGTTTGATCATCAAGAGGCGCTGGCCAAAGCGCTTGGCGTGAGCGCAACTTCGACCCGGCGCGCATCGGAAGTCATGATGCAGCGCTACTACCTGGTCGCCAAGAAGATCACGCAGCTCAATACCCTCTTGCTGCAGAACTTTGCGACCCGCATCCTGCCGGCCGGCCTGGATGCGCCGATTCCGATCGATGATCGTTTCTGCAAGCGCCAGAATTTGCTGGACGTCTTCGATGACAGCCTCTTCACCCATAGTCCGGACGCAATCCTTGACGCGTTTCTGTTACTCGAGCGTCACGACGAACTCAAGGGGATGACGGCGCGAACCTTGCGCGCCCTGTGGCAATGCCGTGGGCGCGTCGACGCTGCATTCCGACGCAAACCAGAAAACCGCAAACGCTTCCTGGAGCTTTTCCAGCAGCCGCAAGGCATCACCCATGTATTCCGCTGGATGAATCAGTACGGAATCCTGGGTCGTTACATACCCGCGTTCGGTCAGATCGTCGGCCAGATGCAGCACGACCTGTTCCACGTCTACACCGTGGACCAGCACATCCTTCAGGTCATGCGCAATGTCCGCCGCATGACCATGGATGAACACGCGCACGAATATCCGCTTTGTACGCGCTTGATCAGCGGTTTGGACCGCCATTGGCTGCTCTACGTGGCGGCCCTGTTCCATGACATCGCCAAGGGGCGTGGCGGCGACCACTCCAAACTCGGCATGGGCGACGCGCGGCGATTCTGCGAAGACCACGGCCTCAGCGCGGATGACACCGACCTGGTCGAATGGCTGGTCGAGCATCATCTGACGATGTCCCAGATTGCGCAGAAAAGCGACCTTTCGGACCCTGATGTCATTCGGGGTTTTGCCGCATTGGTGGGCGATGAACGCCGACTCACTGCGCTGTATTTGCTGACTCACGCGGACATTCGCGGCACCAGCCCGAAGGTCTGGAATGGGTGGAAGGCCAAGCTGCTCGAGGATCTGTTTCTGACCACCCAGCGGCTACTGCGGGGAGATACGCCCGTTCAGGCAAAAGGAGTCAGCGAACGGCAGCACGAAGCGCGCACCCGCCTGCGCTTCTTCGGCCTGATCGAGAACGTCGAAAGAGCGCTTTGGGATGAACTCGACACCGTGTACTTCATGCGCCATGACATTGACGAAATCGTCTGGCACACGCGCATGCTCTACTATCGACCGTCCGGTGGCGATGCGGTCGTCAAGGCCCGCCCAAGCCAGATCGAGCGTGGCTTGCAGGTCATGGTGTATGCGCCCGACTCTCAGGATCTGTTCAAGCGGCTCTGCGGCTTCTTCAGCCGCCACGGCTTGAGCATTCTCGATGCGAAGATCCATACGACGCGGCACGGCTACGCGCTCGATAGCTTCGTACTGCTCGACCCCGCAGGGGATGAGAACTATCGGGATATCGTGCCGATGATCGAGCACGATCTGGCTGAGCGCCTGCGCACCAATGCGCCGATCGACAAGCCAGGCACCGGTCGGCTTTCGCGCCAGGTGCGGCATTTCCCGATCACGCCGGAAGTCACCATCCGTCCCGATGAGCGCGGGCAGTACTACATCCTGTCGGTTGCGACGGCTGATCGGCCGGGCCTGCTTTTCGACATAGCCAGCGTGCTTGCCGATAACCGCGTCGATCTGCATACCGCAAAGATCGCAACGCTCGGCGAGCGCGCGGAAGACACCTTCCTGATTTCAGGACCCGATCTCGATGCGACCAGCGCGATCGTCAAGCTTGAAGGGGCGCTGCTCGCCAAGGTGTAG
- the def gene encoding peptide deformylase, producing the protein MIRDVLRMGDPRLLRVAKPVDAFGTAALADLITDMMDTMRHLNGAGIAAPQIGVDLRVVIFGVGKNPRYPDAESVPLTILCNPVIEPIGEELEEGWEGCLSVPGLRGVVPRHVALRYSGYTPEGQRIEREATGFHARVVQHECDHLDGILYPMRVQDFTRFGYTEVLFPGLDAGNDD; encoded by the coding sequence ATGATTCGAGACGTGTTGCGCATGGGCGACCCGCGGTTGTTGCGGGTGGCAAAGCCGGTGGACGCTTTCGGCACGGCTGCCTTGGCAGACCTCATCACTGACATGATGGACACCATGCGCCATCTCAACGGCGCCGGGATCGCGGCCCCGCAGATTGGCGTGGATTTGCGTGTCGTCATCTTTGGTGTCGGAAAGAATCCGCGATATCCCGACGCTGAATCAGTTCCGCTGACAATCCTCTGCAACCCTGTCATTGAACCGATAGGAGAGGAGCTGGAGGAGGGCTGGGAAGGCTGCCTGTCGGTGCCGGGGCTTCGCGGGGTCGTGCCGCGCCATGTCGCCTTGCGTTACAGCGGCTATACCCCAGAAGGGCAACGCATCGAACGCGAGGCCACCGGGTTTCATGCGCGGGTGGTACAGCATGAATGCGACCATCTGGACGGCATCCTGTATCCGATGCGGGTACAGGATTTCACCCGCTTCGGATACACCGAGGTCCTGTTCCCCGGATTGGACGCCGGCAACGACGACTAG
- a CDS encoding S-methyl-5'-thioinosine phosphorylase: MLAIIGGSGLTQLANLNIERREIVRTPFGEPSGVLLFGHVCSTNVVFLARHGYGHTIPPHMVNYRANMWALQHAGATGVLSVASVGGIRADLAPGVLVVPHQIIDYTHSRRNTFFDGVDGPVVHVDFTEPYDSVLRRRILAAAAESGEAVVDGAVYAATQGPRLETAAEINRLARDGADVVGMTGMPEAALARELDLPYAALNVVVNWAAGRADSEHEIRFEQIEQTAQEAMTRVRHVIDRVCS, from the coding sequence ATGCTTGCCATCATTGGCGGAAGCGGACTCACCCAGCTTGCAAACCTCAATATCGAACGCCGGGAGATCGTCCGGACGCCATTTGGGGAGCCCTCGGGCGTCTTGCTGTTCGGGCATGTCTGCAGTACGAACGTCGTATTTCTGGCGCGCCACGGTTACGGCCATACGATTCCGCCGCACATGGTGAATTACCGCGCGAATATGTGGGCGTTACAGCACGCAGGAGCGACGGGCGTGCTGTCGGTTGCGTCGGTGGGCGGCATTCGTGCCGATCTTGCCCCCGGCGTGCTGGTCGTTCCGCACCAGATCATCGACTACACACACAGCCGCAGAAACACCTTTTTCGATGGCGTGGATGGTCCGGTGGTCCATGTCGATTTCACCGAGCCCTATGACTCCGTGTTGCGGCGCCGCATTCTTGCCGCGGCAGCCGAGTCGGGCGAAGCCGTGGTGGACGGCGCTGTGTACGCCGCAACACAAGGCCCGCGGCTTGAAACGGCGGCGGAAATCAACCGCCTTGCGCGCGACGGCGCCGACGTGGTCGGCATGACCGGCATGCCCGAGGCCGCATTGGCACGCGAACTCGACTTGCCATACGCGGCGCTAAACGTGGTCGTGAATTGGGCGGCCGGGCGCGCCGACAGCGAACACGAAATCCGTTTCGAGCAGATCGAGCAGACGGCGCAGGAAGCCATGACGCGCGTGCGCCACGTGATCGATCGCGTCTGCAGCTAG
- the typA gene encoding translational GTPase TypA: MSRAIRNIAIIAHVDHGKTTLVDQLLRQSGTFRENQQVAERVMDSNDLEKERGITILAKNCAIQYGETHINIVDTPGHADFGGEVERVLSMVDGVLLLVDAVEGPMPQTRFVTRKALAMGLKPIVVINKIDRPGSRPDWVINHTFDLFDKLGATEEQLDFPVVYASALNGYAMLEADKPGTDMTALYEAILKHVPQPTVDADAPLQLQVCSLDYSTYVGQLGIGRIRAGRIRPNQEVVVMYGDENRGKAKVGQVLTFKGLERSQAESAEAGDIVLVSGIDQVNIGVTICDPEKPEGMKPIAVDEPTLTMNFMVNSSPLAGREGKFVTSRQIRERLEKELLKNVALRVNYTGDSDVFEVSGRGELHLTILLENMRREGYELAVGRPRVVFKEINGEKCEPYEMLTVDVEENHQGSVMEELGRRRGELQDMQPDGKGRVRLEYRIPARGLIGFQGEFLTLTRGTGLASHVFDDYGPMAGVMAERRNGVLISQNDGEAVAYALWNLQDRGRMFVSPGEALYEGMIIGIHTRDNDLVVNPIKGKQLTNVRASGTDEAVRLTPPISLTLESAIEFIADDEIVEITPKSIRLRKRHLKETDRKRAAKNDAA, from the coding sequence ATGAGCCGCGCAATCCGCAATATCGCCATCATCGCCCACGTTGACCACGGTAAAACCACCCTGGTCGACCAGCTCCTGCGCCAGTCCGGCACCTTCCGTGAAAACCAGCAGGTGGCCGAGCGCGTGATGGACTCGAACGATCTCGAGAAGGAGCGCGGCATCACGATTCTTGCCAAGAACTGCGCGATCCAGTACGGCGAGACCCACATCAACATCGTCGACACCCCGGGACACGCCGACTTCGGCGGCGAGGTGGAGCGCGTACTGTCCATGGTCGACGGCGTGCTGCTGCTGGTCGACGCGGTCGAAGGCCCGATGCCGCAGACCCGTTTCGTGACCCGCAAGGCACTCGCGATGGGGCTCAAGCCGATCGTCGTGATCAACAAGATCGACCGCCCGGGCTCGCGTCCGGACTGGGTGATCAACCACACCTTCGATCTCTTCGACAAACTCGGCGCGACCGAAGAGCAGCTCGACTTCCCGGTCGTGTACGCCTCGGCACTCAACGGCTACGCGATGCTGGAGGCTGACAAGCCCGGCACCGACATGACCGCCCTGTACGAAGCGATCCTCAAGCATGTGCCGCAGCCAACGGTCGACGCTGATGCACCGCTGCAACTCCAGGTGTGCTCGCTGGACTATTCGACCTATGTCGGTCAGCTCGGTATCGGCCGTATTCGCGCCGGCCGTATCCGCCCGAACCAGGAAGTCGTCGTCATGTACGGCGACGAAAACCGCGGCAAGGCCAAGGTTGGCCAAGTCCTGACCTTCAAGGGACTCGAGCGTAGTCAGGCGGAATCCGCCGAAGCGGGCGACATCGTGCTGGTGTCGGGCATCGATCAGGTGAACATCGGCGTCACGATCTGTGATCCGGAGAAGCCGGAAGGCATGAAGCCGATCGCCGTCGATGAACCGACGCTGACGATGAACTTCATGGTCAACTCGTCACCGCTCGCCGGCCGCGAAGGCAAGTTCGTTACGAGCCGCCAGATCCGCGAACGCCTCGAAAAAGAACTGCTCAAGAACGTCGCTCTGCGCGTGAACTACACCGGTGACTCCGACGTGTTTGAAGTTTCGGGGCGTGGCGAACTGCACCTCACCATCCTCCTCGAAAACATGCGTCGCGAAGGCTATGAGCTGGCGGTTGGTCGCCCGCGCGTGGTGTTCAAGGAAATCAACGGCGAGAAGTGTGAGCCGTACGAAATGCTGACGGTGGATGTCGAAGAGAACCACCAGGGTTCGGTGATGGAAGAACTGGGTCGCCGTCGTGGCGAACTGCAGGACATGCAGCCGGATGGCAAGGGCCGTGTGCGTCTCGAATACCGCATCCCTGCGCGTGGCCTGATCGGCTTCCAGGGCGAATTCCTGACCCTGACGCGCGGCACCGGCCTCGCGAGCCATGTGTTCGACGACTACGGCCCCATGGCCGGTGTGATGGCAGAGCGCCGCAACGGCGTGCTGATTTCGCAGAACGACGGTGAGGCGGTGGCTTACGCGTTGTGGAACCTGCAGGACCGTGGCCGAATGTTCGTCAGCCCGGGTGAAGCGCTGTACGAAGGCATGATCATCGGTATCCACACCCGCGACAACGATCTGGTCGTAAACCCGATCAAGGGCAAGCAGCTGACCAACGTGCGCGCTTCGGGCACCGACGAGGCTGTGCGCCTGACGCCGCCGATTTCGCTGACGCTGGAATCGGCAATCGAGTTCATTGCTGATGACGAGATCGTCGAGATCACGCCGAAGTCAATTCGCCTGCGCAAGCGTCACCTGAAGGAAACGGACCGCAAGCGCGCGGCCAAGAACGACGCCGCCTGA
- the galU gene encoding UTP--glucose-1-phosphate uridylyltransferase GalU produces MKRIRKAVFPVAGLGSRFLPATKVMPKEMLPIVDKPIIQYAVEEAADAGITDMVFIIGRTKRAIADHFDKAYELESELESRGKFDLLKIVQDTIPKGVNCIFIRQAEALGLGHAVLCAEPVVGSEPFAVLLADDLLDGPSSVTAQMSEVFNYHRCSVLGVMEVPRQATGAYGVVSTEKDSGDVRRISGIVEKPKPEEAPSNLAVVGRYVLTPQIFEHLRNLKPGTHGELQLTDAISALLREESVLAYRFNATRYDCGDKLGYLKATVELGMRHGEIGTDFSRYLEEKFGSAQP; encoded by the coding sequence ATGAAACGAATCCGTAAAGCGGTTTTCCCGGTGGCAGGCCTTGGCAGCCGCTTCTTGCCGGCAACCAAGGTCATGCCGAAGGAAATGCTGCCGATCGTCGACAAACCGATCATCCAATACGCGGTGGAGGAGGCGGCCGACGCGGGGATCACCGACATGGTGTTCATCATCGGTCGGACCAAGCGTGCGATCGCCGACCATTTCGACAAAGCGTACGAACTGGAGAGCGAACTTGAGTCGCGCGGCAAGTTCGATTTGCTGAAGATCGTGCAGGACACGATTCCGAAGGGCGTGAACTGCATCTTCATCCGCCAGGCAGAGGCGCTGGGACTCGGGCATGCGGTGCTGTGCGCAGAACCGGTGGTCGGCAGCGAGCCTTTCGCCGTGCTTCTTGCTGACGATCTGCTCGATGGCCCCAGTTCAGTCACGGCGCAGATGTCGGAGGTATTCAACTACCACCGCTGTTCGGTGCTGGGCGTTATGGAAGTGCCTCGGCAGGCCACCGGCGCCTACGGCGTGGTGAGTACCGAAAAGGATTCGGGCGATGTACGACGGATCTCCGGAATCGTGGAGAAACCGAAACCGGAAGAGGCGCCATCAAATCTCGCCGTTGTGGGCCGCTACGTGCTCACGCCGCAGATCTTTGAACACCTGCGCAACCTGAAACCGGGCACCCATGGAGAGCTTCAGCTGACCGATGCCATTTCGGCGCTGCTGCGTGAAGAATCCGTACTTGCCTATCGGTTCAACGCAACCCGGTATGACTGCGGCGACAAGCTGGGCTATCTGAAGGCAACCGTCGAGCTCGGAATGCGCCACGGCGAAATCGGCACCGACTTCAGCCGTTACCTTGAAGAGAAGTTTGGTTCGGCGCAGCCCTGA